One part of the Candidatus Neomarinimicrobiota bacterium genome encodes these proteins:
- a CDS encoding transketolase produces the protein MKELELRAAKIRKKTLEIIYLAKSGHTGGSLSCIEILTVLYFHVMNIDPKNPKKDDRDRFVMSKGHSVEALYTTLASAGFFEDSLLDTYGSFKSPLAGHPINKIPGIELNTGALGHGLSFGVGVSLAAKMDKKTFHTYVLMGDGELDEGSVYEAAMAASHYRLDNLVAIIDRNRLQISGRTEDVMTLEPLKPRWEAFGWQVFEVNGNNIEDLIKMFDSLDYTNKKPKLIIARTTKGYGVSFIEGVAKWHHGVPDEEQFKIAMAEIDEQIQKLEGS, from the coding sequence ATCAAAGAATTAGAACTTAGAGCGGCTAAAATCAGAAAAAAAACACTTGAAATTATCTATTTAGCTAAATCTGGACATACCGGTGGCTCTTTGTCATGCATAGAAATATTGACTGTTTTATATTTTCATGTAATGAACATTGACCCAAAGAATCCAAAGAAAGATGATAGAGATCGTTTTGTCATGAGTAAAGGCCATAGTGTAGAAGCATTGTATACTACATTGGCTTCAGCTGGTTTTTTTGAGGATAGTCTTCTTGATACATACGGTTCTTTTAAATCACCACTTGCTGGCCATCCGATAAATAAAATTCCAGGGATTGAATTAAATACTGGTGCCTTAGGGCATGGATTATCCTTCGGAGTAGGAGTATCCCTTGCTGCTAAAATGGATAAGAAAACGTTTCATACTTATGTATTAATGGGAGATGGAGAATTAGATGAAGGTTCAGTTTATGAGGCTGCCATGGCAGCAAGTCATTACAGATTGGATAATCTGGTAGCTATTATTGACAGAAATAGGTTACAAATTAGTGGAAGAACAGAGGATGTGATGACATTGGAACCCTTAAAGCCGCGGTGGGAAGCATTCGGTTGGCAAGTTTTTGAGGTAAATGGGAATAATATTGAAGACCTAATCAAAATGTTTGACTCATTGGATTATACAAATAAAAAGCCAAAGTTGATAATTGCCAGGACTACAAAGGGTTATGGGGTATCATTTATCGAAGGAGTAGCAAAATGGCATCACGGTGTACCAGATGAAGAACAATTTAAAATAGCAATGGCAGAAATAGATGAACAAATTCAAAAATTAGAAGGATCTTAG
- a CDS encoding multidrug DMT transporter permease: MVLISNYWLAVCAFIFCMICWGSWSNTQKLAAKTWRFELFYWDFVTGLVLTSLLWGFTLGSLGKHGRAFWVDMQQADLQSIFYAMLGGTVWNIGNLLLVAAIAVAGMAVAFPIGGGIAWLGGIIFNYIIEVSGGAKVSVLPTVMLLIGVIIVLIAIYLIMVAYKKLTSQKQETSTKGIVLSILAGLFIAFFYGFVVKSLDPQFVTGGMGNLGPFNGVFFFTLGAFLTTFIFNPFFMAKPVQGEPVKIKQYFSGNLKTHLIGVLGGFIWASGMAVSFMAVGAGDPAVSYALSNAAPVVAMLWGVFVWKEFKDAPPGTNKILAIMFTLYLIGLVIITASKVI, encoded by the coding sequence ATGGTATTAATAAGTAATTATTGGTTGGCCGTATGTGCATTCATCTTTTGTATGATTTGTTGGGGATCATGGTCTAATACTCAAAAACTTGCAGCGAAAACTTGGCGTTTTGAATTATTCTATTGGGATTTTGTAACCGGATTGGTACTCACATCGCTCTTGTGGGGATTTACTCTGGGAAGCCTCGGCAAACATGGAAGGGCTTTTTGGGTAGACATGCAACAGGCTGATTTACAAAGTATTTTTTATGCGATGCTTGGCGGCACAGTCTGGAATATTGGAAATTTGCTTCTCGTAGCCGCGATTGCTGTAGCAGGCATGGCAGTTGCGTTTCCGATCGGCGGAGGTATTGCATGGCTTGGTGGGATTATCTTCAATTATATTATTGAAGTAAGTGGTGGCGCTAAGGTATCGGTTTTACCAACAGTAATGTTACTCATTGGCGTCATTATAGTTTTAATTGCAATTTACTTAATTATGGTTGCTTATAAAAAACTAACTTCTCAAAAACAGGAGACATCCACAAAGGGTATTGTTTTATCGATCCTGGCCGGTCTCTTTATCGCTTTCTTCTACGGATTTGTTGTGAAATCTCTTGATCCACAATTCGTAACTGGAGGAATGGGAAACCTCGGACCTTTTAATGGAGTGTTTTTCTTCACACTTGGCGCTTTCCTAACAACATTTATTTTCAATCCATTTTTTATGGCAAAGCCAGTTCAAGGCGAACCTGTTAAAATAAAACAATATTTTTCAGGTAACCTGAAAACACACTTAATAGGCGTATTAGGCGGATTTATTTGGGCATCGGGCATGGCAGTCAGTTTTATGGCAGTAGGTGCTGGAGATCCAGCTGTTTCGTACGCACTCAGTAATGCTGCACCGGTTGTGGCAATGCTCTGGGGTGTATTTGTATGGAAAGAGTTTAAAGATGCACCTCCAGGAACCAATAAAATTCTTGCGATTATGTTCACCTTATACTTGATTGGTCTCGTTATAATTACTGCATCTAAAGTTATTTAA
- a CDS encoding DUF1593 domain-containing protein, with protein sequence MRTIFFPVLILLSLISQEFAHGIQQKPRIIIMTDLGADPDDQQSMVHFLLMSNEFDVEGIIVTTSCWKKSQSNINMLIDILNAYGQIVSNLKVHDPDYPSLEYLQSISKLGQRSYGMDDVGPGKDSPGSELIISAVDKDDPRPVWICCWGGANTLAQALWKVQNTRTPEEVQKFLSKIRVYDVLGQDDAGAWIAKNFPEVIYIRATGVYGWQYSDTWIDTNIQNHGPLGAVYPDRKWATEGDSPSFFHVFPNGLNNPDEVWQGGWGGRFDREKKAGIRGMSAVSGEEEYDPYYMYGNTSEGSGSISRWKNAIYNDFATRMDWSITSNYSEVNHHPVAIVNGDSTKKVLIMNARPGETITLSAKDSYDPDGDSLSFKWFYYMNPSTYKKKVTIKNSTTDTPKVNIPSGADSAELHIILELHDSGNPNLYAYRRIIINVNNNTGVESSKSDIIPKAFKLHQNFPNPFNSETVIEYEIPFNSFVTLKIYDILGQEIVSLVAKKQVAGKYQVKWNASSLPSGLYFYKLYAGRFKETKSMLLIR encoded by the coding sequence ATGAGAACCATTTTTTTCCCAGTGTTAATTTTATTATCGCTGATTTCACAAGAGTTTGCACATGGAATACAACAAAAACCACGAATTATAATCATGACTGATCTTGGAGCAGATCCGGATGACCAGCAATCGATGGTTCACTTTCTACTAATGAGTAACGAATTCGATGTTGAAGGGATTATTGTAACAACCAGCTGCTGGAAAAAGTCTCAATCAAATATAAACATGTTGATTGATATACTAAATGCTTATGGGCAGATTGTTTCCAATCTCAAAGTACATGATCCCGATTATCCATCTCTTGAATACCTACAGTCCATTTCCAAATTGGGTCAACGCAGCTATGGTATGGACGATGTTGGTCCAGGCAAAGATAGTCCTGGTTCTGAACTAATCATATCTGCTGTTGATAAGGATGATCCACGACCTGTTTGGATATGTTGTTGGGGTGGTGCTAACACACTTGCTCAAGCACTATGGAAAGTACAGAATACAAGAACTCCTGAAGAAGTTCAAAAATTTTTAAGTAAAATACGCGTTTATGATGTTCTCGGTCAAGATGATGCAGGCGCTTGGATAGCTAAAAATTTTCCAGAGGTGATTTATATAAGGGCTACAGGAGTCTATGGTTGGCAATACAGTGATACTTGGATAGATACTAATATACAGAATCATGGTCCTTTGGGTGCCGTATATCCTGATAGAAAATGGGCAACAGAAGGAGATTCACCGTCATTCTTCCATGTTTTTCCCAATGGTCTCAACAATCCCGATGAAGTCTGGCAGGGTGGCTGGGGTGGTCGATTTGACCGTGAGAAAAAGGCTGGTATTCGAGGTATGTCAGCCGTGAGTGGTGAAGAAGAATATGATCCCTACTACATGTATGGTAATACTTCAGAAGGGAGTGGTTCTATAAGTCGATGGAAGAATGCTATATACAATGATTTTGCAACGCGAATGGATTGGTCGATAACAAGTAATTATTCTGAAGTAAACCATCATCCTGTTGCAATAGTAAATGGTGATTCCACTAAAAAGGTTTTAATAATGAATGCGAGACCTGGAGAAACCATCACACTGAGTGCAAAAGATTCATACGATCCTGATGGTGATTCGCTTTCGTTCAAATGGTTCTATTATATGAATCCAAGTACATATAAGAAAAAAGTAACCATTAAAAATAGTACCACAGATACTCCTAAGGTAAATATTCCATCAGGTGCAGACAGTGCGGAACTACATATAATTCTAGAACTACATGATTCAGGCAATCCTAATCTTTATGCATATAGACGCATTATTATCAATGTAAATAATAATACTGGCGTAGAATCATCGAAATCAGACATAATTCCGAAAGCATTCAAGTTACATCAAAATTTTCCAAATCCTTTCAATAGCGAGACAGTCATTGAATATGAAATTCCGTTCAATTCGTTTGTCACATTGAAAATCTATGATATTCTGGGGCAAGAAATAGTGAGTTTGGTAGCAAAGAAACAGGTTGCAGGGAAATATCAAGTAAAATGGAATGCCTCTAGTTTACCAAGTGGTTTATACTTTTATAAACTGTATGCAGGTAGATTCAAAGAGACAAAAAGTATGTTATTGATTCGATAA
- a CDS encoding T9SS type A sorting domain-containing protein, with amino-acid sequence MRCLIPATPAADNPDIAGDEQITGVTTPAEPNAAPETGLPYAGVAWTIGPPNQFDGQQPAVIEGCHVVDGVLQYGPCNDPFKAVFGEPPYDFTNARGQSSYLNTYNLSQWGDNLHSEDNDQIATSPPVLLGEGAVLKVWAAGGSDSRIAPEFDPVEGEGYATNSCGIAVLSADDNSLLASLLIAATALEAGAEPDSFELDLSDLAGQKVIIEVVDAFEGGWGWIAVDEIRITHASVANRIASEPNATPATFELMQNYPNPFNPITVINYTLFRPGYVTLTVFDLHGNEVAKLVNEKKSGGTHTVYFDGTNLANGIYFYRLKSGSDVMTKKMLLLK; translated from the coding sequence TTGAGGTGTTTAATACCGGCGACTCCTGCTGCCGATAATCCAGATATAGCTGGTGATGAGCAAATAACAGGTGTAACGACTCCAGCAGAGCCAAATGCAGCACCAGAAACAGGTCTACCGTATGCTGGTGTAGCCTGGACTATTGGTCCTCCCAACCAGTTTGATGGCCAACAGCCTGCAGTTATAGAAGGTTGTCATGTTGTAGATGGCGTATTACAATATGGTCCATGCAACGATCCGTTTAAAGCTGTGTTTGGCGAACCGCCTTATGACTTTACAAACGCTCGCGGTCAGTCCAGTTACCTCAATACCTACAATTTGAGCCAATGGGGTGACAATCTACACTCCGAAGACAATGATCAGATTGCCACATCTCCTCCCGTTTTGTTAGGTGAGGGAGCAGTTCTGAAGGTTTGGGCTGCAGGCGGTAGCGATAGCCGAATAGCCCCGGAATTTGATCCAGTCGAAGGAGAAGGCTACGCTACAAACTCCTGTGGTATAGCAGTACTCTCCGCTGACGATAATTCACTGCTAGCCAGTTTACTGATAGCAGCCACAGCACTAGAAGCTGGAGCAGAGCCAGATTCCTTTGAGCTCGACCTTTCAGATCTGGCGGGTCAGAAAGTTATTATTGAGGTTGTGGATGCCTTTGAGGGTGGCTGGGGATGGATTGCTGTTGATGAGATCCGAATCACCCACGCATCAGTTGCTAATAGGATAGCCAGTGAACCAAACGCTACACCAGCGACTTTTGAACTTATGCAGAATTATCCGAATCCATTTAATCCAATCACGGTCATCAATTACACCCTTTTCAGACCGGGTTATGTTACATTGACTGTTTTCGATTTGCATGGCAATGAGGTTGCTAAATTGGTTAATGAGAAGAAATCGGGAGGTACACACACCGTTTATTTCGACGGAACAAATCTAGCCAACGGTATTTACTTTTACAGACTGAAATCGGGTTCAGATGTGATGACCAAAAAAATGTTGTTACTCAAGTAA
- a CDS encoding helix-turn-helix domain-containing protein — protein sequence MLNSENLKTFDSSRPEFKPYGFTVEKWIPNLMPRADRHNEIEINLLTGGSITYLVHDKKITIPSKRLTVFWALMPHQIIRFSHQVPYYVCTIPFAEFMEWQLLPSFKDHILKGKVVIEAMDTNYQYDKYLMENWLRDISTGNLKHIEVAKMEIRARLNRFALNSIPAECDADKEGEHEFSMIDRIEKIIIFIARNYTKPIKNEDIAKAVGLHPDYANTIFKKSFGMTLNKYLLMQRILHVQRQLCVSRKKITEIAFEAGFNSLSRFNSAFREICHCSPKEFRKRHSPLLD from the coding sequence ATGCTGAATTCCGAGAATTTAAAGACTTTCGATAGTAGTCGTCCTGAATTTAAACCTTATGGATTCACGGTAGAAAAGTGGATTCCTAATCTGATGCCCAGAGCTGATAGACATAATGAAATCGAAATTAATCTATTGACAGGTGGCTCTATTACCTATTTGGTTCATGACAAGAAAATCACGATACCTTCAAAGCGGCTGACGGTTTTTTGGGCACTCATGCCCCATCAAATCATACGCTTCAGTCATCAAGTGCCCTATTATGTGTGCACTATTCCTTTTGCGGAATTTATGGAGTGGCAATTGCTACCTTCATTTAAAGACCATATTTTAAAAGGCAAAGTTGTAATCGAAGCCATGGATACAAATTATCAGTATGATAAATATTTGATGGAAAACTGGCTTCGAGATATTTCGACCGGAAATTTAAAACATATCGAAGTAGCAAAGATGGAAATACGTGCTCGTTTGAACCGGTTTGCACTTAACTCAATACCTGCTGAATGTGATGCGGATAAGGAGGGAGAACATGAGTTCTCGATGATCGACAGGATTGAGAAAATTATTATTTTTATTGCTCGTAATTATACGAAGCCAATTAAAAATGAAGATATCGCAAAGGCTGTTGGACTCCATCCCGATTATGCAAATACCATATTCAAAAAATCCTTTGGCATGACGTTGAATAAATATCTACTCATGCAAAGGATCCTTCATGTACAGCGACAGCTTTGTGTGTCTAGAAAGAAAATTACCGAAATTGCTTTTGAAGCAGGTTTTAATTCCCTAAGTCGATTTAATTCTGCCTTTCGAGAAATATGTCATTGTAGTCCTAAAGAATTTAGAAAAAGACATTCACCATTACTAGACTAA
- a CDS encoding DUF1593 domain-containing protein, which produces MIPFIIFNSTCASGDGNPTKPRIIVSTDIGGTDNDDFQSMVHLLVYADMFDIEGLISSPYGNGRKQHILEVINAYEKDYPNLITYSSDYPHPDSLRKIVKQGAIEIVNPIGYSNPTEGSNWIIECAKRDDSRPLHVLVWGGLEDLAQALHDAPEIVPKLRVYWIGGPNKKWSVNAYQYIAKNFPELWIIESNATYRGWFKGGYQVGEYSNSSFVNSHVKGHGALGNLFYSKLPELKMGDTPSVARLINGNPDDPTQPSWGGQYVRAWNRPYKLFNRLTTESDSLEVFGVLELHLPFDTTTVTDPMAIMQIDRDIPGFVVKDTVIFLFSPKYAGKFRYRISSNIPELRNKMGTITVYPTPETNKLHPDPNLPNWWTDNPSEELKEEEHIGAKTINKWRVDYLNDFAKRMDRCKNPLK; this is translated from the coding sequence ATGATACCATTTATAATTTTTAATAGTACTTGTGCTTCAGGAGATGGTAACCCAACTAAACCTCGTATTATCGTTAGCACAGACATAGGTGGGACAGATAATGATGATTTTCAATCAATGGTGCATCTGCTAGTTTATGCCGATATGTTTGATATCGAAGGTCTTATTTCTTCTCCCTATGGAAATGGACGTAAACAGCATATCCTTGAAGTTATTAACGCATATGAAAAAGATTATCCCAATCTTATAACCTATTCTTCTGACTATCCTCATCCTGATTCATTGCGTAAAATCGTAAAACAAGGAGCAATAGAAATTGTCAATCCAATTGGTTATAGTAATCCAACAGAAGGTTCTAATTGGATTATAGAATGTGCAAAACGAGATGATTCCAGACCTCTACATGTTCTCGTTTGGGGAGGTCTTGAAGACCTTGCTCAAGCATTACATGATGCGCCAGAGATTGTGCCAAAACTACGTGTTTATTGGATCGGTGGTCCTAACAAAAAATGGTCAGTTAATGCATATCAGTATATAGCAAAGAATTTTCCAGAGTTATGGATCATTGAATCAAATGCAACATATCGGGGCTGGTTTAAAGGAGGATATCAAGTTGGAGAATATAGTAATAGCAGTTTTGTGAATTCTCATGTTAAGGGTCATGGAGCCTTAGGGAATCTGTTTTATTCAAAACTACCTGAACTTAAAATGGGCGATACACCATCAGTTGCTCGTTTAATTAATGGAAACCCTGACGATCCTACACAACCCAGCTGGGGTGGTCAGTACGTGCGTGCATGGAATCGACCCTATAAACTTTTCAATAGACTTACTACTGAAAGCGACAGCCTGGAGGTATTTGGCGTACTTGAATTACACTTACCATTTGATACAACAACAGTTACAGACCCAATGGCAATAATGCAGATAGACAGGGATATACCCGGATTTGTTGTGAAAGATACAGTTATATTCCTTTTCTCTCCTAAATATGCTGGAAAATTTAGGTACAGAATTAGTAGTAATATACCAGAGCTCAGAAATAAAATGGGTACTATAACAGTATATCCTACTCCTGAGACAAACAAACTGCACCCAGACCCGAACTTGCCAAACTGGTGGACAGATAATCCCTCAGAAGAGTTGAAAGAAGAGGAACATATTGGAGCAAAAACAATAAACAAATGGCGAGTAGATTACCTTAATGATTTTGCCAAGCGTATGGATCGATGTAAGAATCCACTTAAGTAG
- the uvrA gene encoding excinuclease ABC subunit UvrA → MKNKYILVKGAREHNLKNINVKIPRSKLVVITGLSGSGKSSLAFDTIYAEGQRRYVESLSAYARQFLSLMEKPDVDFIEGLSPAVSIEQKSVSRNPRSTVGTITEIYDYLRLLFARIGIPYCYSCGRRIQKQTPQQIVDDILSLPEESRVIILAPIVRGRKGEYRDVFKLIRREGFIRVRVDGEIMDVERDIRLDKNKKHNIELVVDRLIIRDGIKERLSESVELALRKGDGLLIALINGGEEKIYSENFACPECGISYDEISPRMFSFNSPYGACPACDGLGMKIEVDPDLVVPDKSKSLSEGAVVPLGEQPRGGWFSSILKALAKRYGFDFVTPFKDLPKEAQMAILYGTGDSPLSFDLRSQRVIGEYNAPFEGVIPNLQRRYKETTSTGIRMWIEQFMSMRPCSECSGSRLRKESLSIKINGFSISDISRMTVRQCYNFFENLKLSKYEYQIARQILKEIKERLQFLINVGVDYLTLDRSAQTLSGGEAQRIRLATQIGSQLVGVLYILDEPSIGLHQRDNKRLIQTLERLRDLGNTVLVVEHDREMIESADHVIDLGPGAGENGGYVVVEGPPSKIKISKKSLTGKYLSGKEEIPVPAVRRKPTDKKLILYGARGNNLKNINVVFPLGLFICVTGVSGSGKSSLVNETLYPALHRYFYNSRMPTLPYDKIEGIEYIDKVIDIDQSPIGRTPRSNPATYTGSFDYIRALFASLKESKIRGYKPGRFSFNVKGGRCDACDGDGIKKIEMHFLPDVYVKCEECKGKRYNRETLEIKYKGKNIADVLDMTVDEAYEFFKNIPKIERKLLTLKDVGLGYIKLGQQATTLSGGEAQRVKLATELSRHSTGRTVYILDEPTTGLHFHDIKMLLKVLNRLVDQGNTVIVIEHNLDVIKVADYIIDLGPEGGEDGGYIVATGMPEEVAMVESSYTGMYLKKVLGIE, encoded by the coding sequence GTGAAAAACAAGTATATATTAGTAAAAGGGGCGAGAGAACATAATTTAAAAAACATAAATGTAAAAATACCGAGGAGTAAGCTTGTAGTCATTACTGGTTTATCTGGATCGGGGAAGTCTTCTCTTGCATTTGATACGATATATGCTGAAGGGCAGAGAAGATATGTGGAATCTCTGTCAGCGTATGCAAGGCAGTTTCTTAGCCTTATGGAAAAGCCCGATGTAGATTTTATAGAAGGATTATCACCAGCGGTTTCTATTGAGCAGAAATCTGTCTCCCGGAATCCACGTTCAACTGTGGGTACAATAACGGAGATTTATGATTATCTCAGGTTATTATTTGCGAGGATAGGAATACCTTATTGTTATTCATGTGGCAGAAGAATACAGAAACAGACACCCCAGCAGATAGTTGATGATATTCTCAGTCTGCCTGAAGAATCAAGAGTTATTATTCTTGCACCAATTGTAAGGGGACGGAAGGGAGAGTACAGAGATGTTTTTAAATTAATTAGGAGAGAAGGCTTTATTCGGGTTAGAGTAGACGGTGAGATAATGGATGTAGAACGTGATATACGTCTTGATAAAAATAAGAAGCATAATATAGAGTTGGTTGTTGACAGATTGATTATAAGAGATGGTATTAAGGAGAGATTAAGTGAATCTGTAGAGCTTGCTCTAAGAAAGGGGGATGGGCTCCTTATTGCTCTAATTAATGGGGGAGAAGAAAAAATCTATAGTGAAAACTTTGCCTGTCCAGAATGTGGTATAAGTTATGATGAAATATCTCCAAGGATGTTTTCTTTTAACAGTCCATATGGCGCTTGTCCAGCGTGCGATGGTCTGGGGATGAAAATAGAAGTTGATCCTGACCTTGTGGTTCCCGATAAAAGTAAAAGTTTGAGTGAAGGTGCTGTTGTCCCGTTAGGTGAACAGCCAAGGGGTGGTTGGTTTTCCTCTATTTTGAAAGCCCTCGCCAAAAGATATGGGTTCGATTTCGTAACACCTTTTAAGGATTTGCCAAAAGAAGCTCAAATGGCGATTCTGTATGGTACTGGTGATTCACCTCTCTCTTTTGACCTTAGATCCCAGAGAGTAATCGGTGAATATAATGCACCATTTGAAGGTGTTATACCTAATTTGCAGAGAAGATACAAAGAAACGACATCAACTGGTATTAGAATGTGGATTGAGCAATTTATGAGTATGAGACCATGCAGCGAGTGTAGTGGGAGCAGATTAAGGAAGGAGTCTCTATCGATAAAAATTAATGGATTTTCAATTAGTGATATTTCAAGAATGACAGTAAGACAGTGTTACAATTTCTTTGAAAATTTGAAGCTTTCTAAATACGAATATCAAATTGCCCGACAGATATTGAAAGAAATAAAAGAAAGGTTGCAATTTTTAATTAATGTAGGAGTAGATTATCTAACACTGGATAGGTCGGCTCAGACTTTATCAGGGGGTGAAGCACAAAGGATAAGGCTTGCTACACAGATTGGGTCTCAGCTTGTTGGAGTTTTATATATTCTTGATGAGCCGAGCATTGGTTTACATCAGAGAGATAATAAAAGATTGATTCAGACTCTAGAAAGATTAAGGGACCTTGGTAACACTGTGCTGGTTGTAGAGCATGATCGTGAGATGATTGAGTCTGCAGATCACGTAATTGACCTTGGACCTGGAGCTGGTGAGAATGGTGGTTATGTTGTCGTAGAAGGACCACCATCAAAGATAAAGATTAGTAAAAAATCTTTAACCGGTAAATACTTGAGTGGTAAGGAAGAAATCCCTGTCCCTGCTGTAAGAAGAAAACCTACTGATAAAAAACTTATTCTCTACGGTGCAAGAGGGAACAATTTAAAGAATATAAATGTGGTATTCCCTTTGGGATTATTTATTTGCGTAACAGGAGTATCAGGTTCAGGTAAGAGTTCCTTAGTTAATGAGACATTATATCCAGCCCTTCATAGATATTTTTATAATTCTCGTATGCCCACTCTTCCTTATGATAAAATAGAAGGTATCGAATATATAGACAAAGTCATTGATATCGATCAATCTCCCATAGGTAGGACTCCAAGGTCAAATCCAGCAACTTACACAGGTTCCTTTGATTATATTAGAGCCCTATTTGCTTCTTTAAAAGAATCGAAGATCAGAGGTTATAAACCGGGGAGATTTTCTTTTAATGTTAAGGGAGGCCGATGTGATGCATGTGATGGTGATGGTATAAAAAAGATTGAGATGCATTTTCTTCCTGATGTATATGTTAAATGTGAAGAATGTAAGGGGAAAAGATACAATAGAGAAACGCTTGAGATAAAGTATAAAGGTAAAAACATTGCAGATGTCCTCGATATGACAGTGGATGAGGCTTATGAGTTTTTTAAAAATATCCCAAAAATTGAAAGAAAGCTATTAACTCTTAAAGATGTCGGACTTGGTTACATAAAGCTTGGTCAGCAGGCTACAACCTTATCTGGAGGAGAGGCGCAAAGAGTTAAGCTTGCTACAGAATTAAGCCGCCATTCCACTGGAAGGACAGTTTATATACTGGATGAACCGACGACAGGTTTACATTTTCATGACATAAAAATGTTGTTAAAGGTGCTCAACAGGCTTGTTGATCAGGGTAATACTGTAATTGTAATAGAACATAATCTGGATGTTATAAAAGTTGCAGATTATATAATAGATCTGGGTCCTGAAGGTGGAGAAGATGGTGGCTATATTGTAGCCACAGGCATGCCTGAAGAAGTAGCAATGGTTGAATCTTCATATACTGGGATGTACTTAAAAAAAGTACTTGGAATTGAATAA
- the rocD gene encoding ornithine--oxo-acid transaminase, producing MMNARELIELEQKYGARNYNPLDIVITNAYGVWVEDIEGKKYMDFLSAYSAVNQGHCHPRLVKVMQEQCAKLTLTSRAFRNDQLPLLAKELCELTGYSKMIPMNSGAEAVETAIKAVRKWGYKVKKVEKDKAEIIVCEGNFHGRTISIISFSGEEQYKSGFGPLTPGFVIVPYGDVDALRKVINKNTVGFLVEPIQGENGVVIPPDGYLRKAYEICKENNVIFMADEIQSGLGRAGALFACELEGVRPDVLIIGKALGGGMYPVSAVLSDDEILGVFNPGDHGSTFGGNPLACAVAREALKIIVEENLPERSRKLGKYLIERLKNIKSPFIKEIRGKGLWVGIELKKEAGGARRFCEALKEERVLAKETHEHVIRLAPPLIIEKDELDWAITKIEKVLRSN from the coding sequence ATGATGAATGCCAGAGAATTGATAGAGCTGGAACAAAAATATGGAGCCAGAAATTATAATCCGCTTGATATTGTAATTACAAATGCGTACGGAGTCTGGGTTGAAGATATAGAAGGCAAAAAGTATATGGATTTTCTTTCTGCTTATTCAGCTGTAAATCAAGGGCATTGTCATCCCAGACTCGTTAAAGTTATGCAGGAACAATGCGCAAAGCTGACTCTAACCAGTCGTGCTTTCAGAAACGATCAGTTACCACTCCTTGCAAAGGAATTGTGCGAGCTTACTGGCTATAGCAAAATGATACCCATGAATTCTGGTGCTGAGGCAGTAGAAACTGCAATTAAAGCAGTGAGAAAGTGGGGATATAAAGTTAAAAAGGTTGAAAAAGATAAAGCTGAAATAATAGTATGTGAGGGGAACTTCCATGGGAGAACAATATCAATAATCTCTTTTTCAGGGGAAGAACAGTATAAAAGTGGCTTTGGACCATTGACTCCAGGATTTGTTATTGTACCATACGGTGATGTTGATGCGCTTCGGAAGGTTATAAATAAGAACACTGTTGGGTTTCTGGTTGAGCCAATACAAGGAGAAAATGGGGTTGTGATACCGCCTGATGGCTATTTGAGGAAAGCTTATGAAATATGTAAAGAAAACAATGTTATATTTATGGCAGATGAGATCCAGAGCGGATTGGGAAGAGCTGGAGCTCTTTTCGCTTGTGAACTTGAAGGGGTAAGACCTGATGTATTGATAATTGGTAAAGCTCTTGGCGGCGGTATGTATCCTGTATCAGCGGTTTTATCAGATGATGAGATCTTGGGTGTTTTTAATCCTGGAGATCATGGTTCAACTTTTGGTGGTAATCCACTTGCCTGCGCTGTAGCGAGGGAAGCTTTGAAAATAATAGTTGAAGAAAACCTTCCGGAAAGATCAAGGAAGCTTGGAAAATATTTGATTGAGAGGTTAAAAAATATAAAGAGTCCTTTTATAAAGGAGATTAGAGGTAAAGGATTGTGGGTAGGTATTGAATTGAAAAAGGAAGCCGGTGGAGCAAGGAGATTTTGTGAAGCCTTAAAGGAAGAAAGGGTATTAGCTAAGGAAACCCATGAACATGTGATAAGGTTAGCACCACCACTAATTATTGAAAAAGATGAACTTGACTGGGCAATTACAAAGATTGAGAAGGTTTTAAGAAGCAATTAA